The Verrucomicrobiaceae bacterium genome has a window encoding:
- a CDS encoding DUF1553 domain-containing protein: MARYADSNGFLGDGLRPNAYRYRDWVIQAFNDDMPFDQFTIAQIAGDLTSAPAGTGFHRNAALNTEAGVDKEEARYQNLVDRVNTTARVWMGLTVGCAQCHTHKYDPITIRDYYSFYAFFDNTEDREDARTKAPLLAEVSKDRRQTYVHMAGDYTRRGPDVVPATLSALPSPSGPTRLDLAKWLVSPQNPLTARVAVNHLWSKLFGYGLVRTPDDFGTSGESPSHPELLDWLASDFMRHGWSRKHLIKRIVMSETYRQSSAVPDSHLLALRTELDPLNKLLSHQNRIRLDAEILRDSALAVSGLLKPTIGGPSFRPPLPEDVFDVGRSSNWQASPGDEIYRRSLYIITLRSVLYPTLTTFDAPDAADACVRRERSNTPLQALTMMNDSVFVEAAQALALRALRESSDALPHLFRLVLNRSPRPEELQRLQAFHRDQKARVQNGGSAALRVLGTHEKGLSAGSAIEAATLVATARVLMNLDEFINRE, translated from the coding sequence ATGGCACGCTACGCAGACTCGAATGGCTTCCTCGGCGATGGTCTGCGCCCCAATGCCTATCGCTACCGCGACTGGGTGATCCAGGCCTTCAATGACGACATGCCTTTCGATCAATTCACCATCGCACAGATTGCGGGTGATCTCACATCAGCGCCCGCAGGCACCGGCTTTCATCGCAATGCCGCTCTCAATACCGAAGCCGGCGTGGATAAGGAAGAAGCACGCTACCAAAACCTCGTCGATCGCGTCAATACCACCGCTCGCGTCTGGATGGGCCTCACCGTCGGCTGTGCGCAGTGCCACACGCACAAATATGACCCGATCACCATCCGCGACTACTACAGCTTCTACGCCTTCTTTGATAACACCGAGGACCGCGAGGATGCGAGGACCAAGGCCCCACTGCTTGCAGAGGTCAGCAAAGACCGCCGCCAGACCTATGTGCACATGGCGGGCGACTACACACGGCGCGGGCCCGATGTGGTGCCTGCCACACTCTCCGCGCTGCCTTCACCATCTGGCCCCACTCGGCTCGATCTCGCCAAGTGGCTCGTCTCACCGCAGAATCCACTCACGGCTCGCGTGGCGGTGAATCACCTCTGGAGCAAGCTCTTCGGCTACGGCCTCGTGCGCACGCCGGATGACTTCGGCACCAGTGGCGAGTCTCCCAGCCACCCAGAGCTGCTCGACTGGCTGGCCTCCGACTTCATGCGGCACGGCTGGAGCCGCAAGCATCTCATCAAGCGCATCGTGATGAGCGAAACGTATCGACAGAGCAGCGCAGTGCCCGACTCTCACCTCTTGGCACTCCGCACTGAGCTTGATCCACTGAACAAGCTCCTCTCGCATCAAAACCGCATCCGATTGGATGCCGAAATCCTGCGTGATTCCGCGCTCGCTGTCAGCGGCCTGTTGAAACCTACCATCGGCGGCCCCAGCTTCCGCCCGCCGTTGCCCGAGGACGTTTTCGATGTCGGCCGCTCGTCGAACTGGCAGGCCAGCCCCGGCGATGAAATCTACCGACGCAGCCTCTACATCATCACGCTGCGCAGTGTCTTGTATCCCACGCTCACCACTTTCGATGCACCGGATGCGGCGGATGCCTGTGTGCGCCGCGAGCGCTCCAATACGCCGCTACAAGCCCTCACCATGATGAACGACAGCGTCTTCGTCGAAGCCGCCCAAGCCCTGGCGCTGCGAGCACTGCGTGAGAGCAGCGATGCGCTCCCGCACCTCTTCCGCCTTGTCTTGAACCGTTCCCCGCGCCCCGAGGAGCTACAGCGCCTACAAGCCTTTCACCGCGACCAAAAAGCTCGCGTGCAAAACGGCGGCAGCGCTGCGCTCCGCGTGCTCGGCACACATGAAAAAGGCTTGTCCGCAGGCAGCGCCATCGAGGCCGCCACCCTCGTCGCGACCGCACGCGTGTTGATGAATCTCGATGAGTTCATCAATCGCGAGTGA
- a CDS encoding dihydroxy-acid dehydratase, with the protein MADSSSLNWNSHNVTRGWQRGITAFFWGLGFKEEDFQKAQIGIATPLLDGNICNVHSHELAKLIAQGCADAGMIGFPFGVSPASDNITQGNIGGAASLCSRNLMANGAEMVCTAHSYDAMIGLHHCDKNGPAFAMALARMNFPGLIVNGGSIMPGCHKGQSTSILDVYDAAAKEAQGTMSWDESEQIIRTACPGPGGCGIAASFNTWGITLEAMGLSLPDTSSMPAIEAGKREECLRVGMAMRNLLEKNIRPRDIITKQSLRNAMSAIAAIGGSTNGVLHLLAVAREAGVDFTLRDVQAICREVPVLCSFAPRGRGTMVDLHRLGGTSMLLKHLLDAGLLDGSCLTVTGCTLAENLASAKAVPFPNDLIAPLDRPFKEYADIQVCFGNIAPHGMVFKVSSLKEPRFKGRAICFESSKGVFEAAAQGRIQPGHIVIIRGSGPVALGMPEMHVASAALAVPELYGKVALITDGRVSGVSAGAVGVHCTPEAVLGGPIAQVQDDDEIEFDLLAGTIEVKADLTARKVTAQQVQHPFGYLADFATTVSQAHEGCVSKWTLTRPL; encoded by the coding sequence ATGGCAGATTCATCCTCACTCAACTGGAACTCGCACAACGTCACCCGCGGCTGGCAGCGCGGCATCACCGCCTTTTTCTGGGGCCTCGGTTTTAAAGAAGAAGACTTCCAAAAAGCCCAAATCGGCATCGCTACGCCCTTGCTCGATGGGAACATCTGCAACGTCCACTCCCACGAGCTCGCCAAGCTCATCGCCCAGGGCTGCGCAGACGCAGGCATGATCGGCTTCCCCTTTGGCGTCTCACCAGCCAGTGACAACATCACACAGGGCAACATCGGCGGCGCGGCATCGCTCTGCTCACGCAATCTCATGGCCAATGGTGCTGAGATGGTCTGCACCGCACACAGCTACGATGCCATGATCGGCCTGCACCATTGCGATAAAAACGGCCCCGCCTTTGCCATGGCGCTGGCGCGGATGAATTTCCCCGGACTCATCGTCAATGGCGGCAGCATCATGCCTGGCTGTCACAAAGGCCAGTCCACCAGCATCCTCGATGTCTATGACGCCGCGGCAAAGGAAGCGCAGGGCACCATGAGCTGGGATGAGAGTGAGCAGATCATCCGCACTGCATGCCCCGGCCCCGGCGGCTGCGGCATCGCGGCTTCTTTTAATACCTGGGGCATCACACTGGAGGCCATGGGCCTCAGCCTGCCTGATACATCCTCCATGCCCGCCATCGAGGCCGGGAAGCGCGAGGAATGTCTCCGCGTCGGCATGGCCATGCGCAACCTGCTCGAAAAAAACATCCGTCCGCGTGACATCATCACCAAGCAATCACTCCGCAATGCCATGAGCGCCATCGCCGCCATCGGCGGCAGCACCAATGGCGTCCTGCACCTCCTCGCCGTTGCACGCGAGGCCGGTGTGGACTTCACCCTGCGGGATGTGCAGGCCATCTGCCGGGAGGTGCCCGTGCTGTGCAGCTTCGCACCACGCGGACGCGGCACCATGGTCGATCTGCATCGCCTCGGTGGCACCTCCATGCTCCTGAAGCACCTGCTCGATGCCGGATTGCTCGATGGCTCCTGCCTCACCGTCACAGGCTGCACTTTGGCCGAAAATCTCGCCAGTGCCAAAGCGGTGCCTTTTCCGAATGACCTCATCGCCCCGCTCGATCGGCCTTTCAAAGAATACGCCGACATCCAGGTCTGCTTTGGCAACATCGCACCTCACGGCATGGTCTTTAAAGTCTCCTCTCTCAAAGAACCGCGCTTCAAAGGCCGCGCCATCTGCTTTGAGAGCAGCAAAGGCGTCTTCGAAGCCGCCGCACAGGGCCGCATCCAGCCTGGGCACATCGTCATCATCCGTGGCAGCGGTCCCGTCGCCCTCGGTATGCCAGAGATGCACGTCGCTAGTGCTGCGCTCGCCGTGCCAGAGCTCTATGGCAAAGTCGCACTCATCACCGATGGTCGCGTCTCCGGCGTCTCCGCAGGTGCTGTGGGTGTGCATTGCACCCCAGAGGCCGTCCTCGGGGGCCCCATCGCCCAGGTGCAGGATGATGACGAGATCGAGTTCGATCTACTCGCAGGCACCATCGAAGTGAAGGCAGACCTCACCGCACGAAAAGTCACCGCACAGCAGGTGCAGCATCCCTTTGGCTACCTCGCAGACTTCGCCACCACCGTCTCCCAGGCTCACGAAGGCTGTGTATCGAAGTGGACGCTCACACGCCCACTTTGA
- a CDS encoding SUMF1/EgtB/PvdO family nonheme iron enzyme, which yields MRSALFLLLTALSLHAQTPPPTLRLDLGAGVSLEMMLVRAGTFQMGSTAPEVGREPDEGPLRSVTLTSDFYIGKYPVTRGQFAAFARSTSFRTEAEKGQSGGFGVENGKLVQKKFYSWKNAGFPQTDEHPVVIVSAEDAQFFCQWIERKTRRACSLPTEAQWEYACRAGSAGALYAEPVNEVAWFRANSDGQTYPVGQKKPNAWGLYDCYGPVWQWCADWYAPYSSGSSTDPLQRNRNLSDKPRMVLRGGSCLSDVSHSRSAERYRNDPRSRNADNGFRIVCSVVERPKLVSTASKTKTMTPRSTIASQSASTVSPSPTSFPRTQPSSSRSHSYASSSGPSGGGLGIFSLLPLGGVALVAYKFLKSMGGFSGGHRAGLDALSPDEVADHFGNGPPPLPQRFSFRMADSGFYIIGPAEAVGDVIEYTADIGSRVIVDQVTFTPGPEGQFIFTGERPHSVRVQTTGGQRLIHPGGRHARGAACRLLSR from the coding sequence ATGAGATCCGCGCTTTTTCTGCTGCTGACCGCACTTTCACTCCATGCTCAGACGCCGCCGCCGACATTGCGGCTGGATCTGGGAGCTGGTGTGAGCCTGGAGATGATGCTGGTGCGAGCTGGCACATTCCAGATGGGCTCAACGGCCCCTGAGGTTGGGCGTGAGCCGGATGAGGGACCGCTACGCTCCGTCACGCTGACGAGTGACTTTTACATTGGCAAGTATCCGGTCACGCGTGGGCAATTCGCCGCTTTCGCACGAAGCACGAGCTTCCGCACGGAGGCGGAGAAAGGCCAAAGTGGCGGCTTCGGTGTGGAGAATGGGAAACTGGTGCAAAAGAAGTTCTATTCCTGGAAGAACGCCGGCTTTCCGCAGACGGATGAGCACCCAGTCGTCATCGTGAGCGCGGAGGATGCGCAGTTTTTTTGCCAATGGATCGAGCGCAAGACGCGACGAGCATGCTCTCTGCCGACGGAGGCGCAGTGGGAGTATGCCTGCCGCGCTGGGAGTGCGGGAGCTCTGTATGCGGAGCCGGTGAATGAGGTGGCGTGGTTCCGTGCCAATAGCGATGGGCAGACGTATCCAGTGGGCCAGAAAAAGCCGAACGCCTGGGGCCTGTATGATTGCTACGGACCTGTGTGGCAGTGGTGCGCGGACTGGTATGCTCCCTACTCATCTGGCAGCAGCACCGATCCGCTTCAGCGTAATCGCAACCTGAGTGATAAGCCACGCATGGTGCTGCGTGGGGGCTCGTGTTTGAGTGATGTGAGCCACTCGCGCTCAGCGGAGCGTTACCGCAACGATCCCCGCAGTCGAAATGCGGACAATGGATTCCGCATCGTGTGCAGCGTAGTGGAGAGGCCAAAACTGGTGTCCACAGCGTCTAAGACGAAGACGATGACACCTCGCAGTACTATTGCCTCCCAGTCTGCGTCCACGGTTTCGCCATCGCCTACGTCTTTTCCAAGAACCCAACCATCTTCATCACGATCGCATTCCTATGCATCATCTTCCGGGCCAAGCGGCGGCGGTTTAGGCATCTTCTCTTTGCTGCCTTTGGGTGGGGTCGCTCTCGTTGCGTATAAGTTCCTCAAGAGCATGGGTGGTTTTAGCGGAGGGCATCGTGCAGGGCTGGATGCGCTTTCGCCGGATGAGGTGGCGGATCATTTCGGCAATGGTCCACCGCCGTTGCCGCAGCGTTTTTCATTCCGCATGGCAGACTCGGGCTTTTACATCATCGGCCCAGCGGAGGCGGTGGGTGATGTGATCGAGTACACGGCAGACATCGGCTCACGCGTGATCGTGGATCAGGTGACGTTCACGCCGGGGCCAGAGGGGCAGTTCATCTTCACGGGTGAGAGGCCACATAGTGTGCGCGTGCAGACGACGGGCGGGCAGCGGCTGATCCACCCTGGTGGGCGGCACGCACGCGGCGCAGCGTGTCGGTTACTGAGCAGATAG
- a CDS encoding glycosyltransferase, with protein sequence MSVTEQIDGRWLLRAGSWVPRGVVSPIPSRITIPCVLLGCELGIDRRPTQRWMELLRQNGGVFRPHEMPPMHSLWLSDAAAAAHDLPSEMSEMVTYALAHGWPVFRHAALDVCRDERLRVLQAITSLQRGGAERLALNLHEWLPRHDVASVLLTLGTAGRATFPVPADVIARQTPPDAVIRSEEIHRALRETGADVLHGHLIDGDTLSRVDAAVPMMVTFHNQRLGWPEEIEKLTTRPKTLLLGCSQAVTDEMEAYFPQMQVRTVWNGISPPTPHAHEKGDRLRIAAVANPRPQKRLPMLMDVLALLPGARLSIAGEASTRHPDAQREVELCREKSRQYGREADVEWLGAVEDIPCLLARVDVFVSTSLHEGMSLAQLEAVACGVPVVCTDVGGASDIARRHPGMMRILPVDATTADFAAAIREMAPQRRSSGSLAPDFTAEVMAARHAFLAHAMLIASEKPRCGLMLVTNHFFTGGAQSSARRLLRHIGIPARAVVLQEPEASPGSESLRAAGIEVLSLSPTGTCDAAVALRPLLQDLAARPPQLVLFWNVIPEYKILLAEAMHRISVLDVSPGEMFFTSLERYFYRPRPGWPDQDAAAYGQRLSAVIVKHESELVQAKATLRCPVVRHIPNGVPLRSFQTEPEGTEWTLGTAARLHPHKRIEDLIAAFRQVHAQCPQARLRIAGGPDGGQEAYAEALRVTAQDLPIEWCGELSELGAFHDSVCLFVMISEPAGCPNASLEAMASSLPIIATDVGGAREQIEHGVNGLLVPARDDAALATAMLTLLHDAEKRASMRKAAHERAGRLFSIERMVADYRRVCDLE encoded by the coding sequence GTGTCGGTTACTGAGCAGATAGATGGTAGGTGGCTGCTGCGTGCGGGCTCCTGGGTGCCGCGCGGCGTGGTGAGCCCCATCCCCTCCCGCATCACCATCCCCTGTGTGCTGCTGGGCTGTGAGCTGGGGATAGACCGGAGGCCGACGCAGCGATGGATGGAGCTGCTGCGGCAAAATGGCGGCGTCTTTCGACCTCATGAGATGCCGCCGATGCATAGTCTATGGCTCAGTGATGCCGCCGCTGCTGCACATGATCTGCCGTCTGAAATGAGTGAGATGGTGACGTATGCATTGGCGCATGGATGGCCGGTTTTTCGCCACGCGGCGCTGGATGTGTGCCGTGATGAGCGGCTGCGAGTGCTCCAAGCCATCACCAGTCTGCAACGCGGCGGTGCCGAGCGCTTAGCGCTGAATCTGCATGAGTGGCTGCCACGCCATGATGTGGCGAGTGTGCTGCTGACACTCGGCACGGCCGGGCGGGCCACTTTTCCGGTGCCTGCGGATGTCATCGCACGCCAGACGCCGCCGGATGCGGTCATTCGTAGTGAGGAAATCCACCGCGCCCTGCGTGAAACTGGTGCGGATGTGCTGCACGGACATCTCATTGACGGAGATACACTCAGCCGTGTCGATGCAGCGGTGCCGATGATGGTTACTTTTCACAATCAGCGCCTAGGTTGGCCGGAGGAGATCGAAAAGCTCACCACACGGCCCAAGACGCTTCTACTAGGATGCTCCCAAGCCGTCACGGACGAGATGGAGGCCTATTTCCCGCAGATGCAGGTGCGCACGGTGTGGAATGGCATTTCGCCGCCAACGCCGCATGCACATGAAAAAGGGGATCGCTTACGAATCGCTGCGGTGGCCAATCCACGGCCCCAAAAGCGACTGCCCATGCTCATGGACGTGCTGGCGCTGCTGCCAGGGGCTCGCCTCTCTATCGCGGGTGAGGCCTCCACTCGCCATCCCGATGCGCAGCGTGAGGTGGAGCTCTGCCGTGAAAAAAGCCGCCAATATGGCCGTGAGGCCGATGTGGAGTGGTTAGGCGCGGTGGAGGACATCCCATGCTTGCTCGCACGCGTGGATGTTTTTGTCTCGACGAGCCTGCATGAGGGCATGAGCCTCGCGCAGCTCGAAGCGGTGGCTTGTGGCGTGCCTGTCGTGTGTACGGATGTCGGCGGTGCCTCGGACATCGCACGGCGGCATCCGGGAATGATGCGCATCCTGCCTGTGGATGCCACCACAGCGGATTTCGCAGCGGCGATCCGTGAGATGGCACCTCAGCGCCGCTCCAGTGGCTCACTCGCGCCAGATTTCACCGCCGAGGTCATGGCCGCTCGCCATGCTTTTTTGGCGCATGCGATGCTCATCGCGTCGGAGAAGCCGCGCTGCGGCCTGATGCTGGTGACGAACCATTTTTTCACCGGTGGTGCTCAATCTAGCGCGAGGCGGCTACTGCGTCACATCGGCATCCCAGCCCGTGCTGTGGTGCTGCAGGAGCCGGAGGCCTCCCCTGGCAGTGAATCGCTCCGCGCCGCAGGAATCGAGGTGCTCTCACTCTCTCCGACGGGGACATGTGACGCGGCGGTGGCCCTCCGCCCATTGCTCCAGGACCTCGCAGCGCGGCCACCACAGCTTGTTTTATTTTGGAATGTGATCCCTGAATACAAAATCCTGCTCGCTGAGGCGATGCACCGCATTTCGGTGTTGGACGTGAGTCCTGGAGAGATGTTCTTCACCTCGCTGGAGCGATATTTTTACCGACCACGGCCTGGATGGCCCGATCAGGATGCTGCGGCTTACGGACAGCGTTTGAGCGCTGTGATAGTGAAGCATGAAAGCGAGTTGGTGCAGGCGAAGGCGACGCTGCGATGTCCTGTCGTCCGTCATATTCCCAATGGCGTGCCGCTGCGATCTTTCCAAACCGAGCCTGAAGGCACCGAGTGGACGCTAGGCACTGCGGCACGTCTGCATCCGCACAAACGCATCGAGGATCTAATCGCCGCTTTTCGCCAAGTGCATGCGCAGTGCCCCCAGGCACGACTGCGCATCGCTGGGGGGCCAGATGGAGGTCAGGAGGCTTATGCAGAGGCCTTGCGAGTCACCGCGCAGGATCTGCCCATCGAGTGGTGTGGTGAGTTGAGTGAACTGGGCGCTTTTCACGATTCCGTGTGCCTCTTTGTGATGATCTCAGAGCCTGCTGGCTGTCCGAACGCCTCACTCGAAGCG
- a CDS encoding DUF1549 domain-containing protein, whose translation MSYNRDVRPILAAKCFACHGPDEDKREADLRLDVPGEHFDGKEIIHRITTTDADEVMPPRTSPKPLTRQEKSILKQWIDSGAKYEQHWAFRPITHPVAPTGIDGLIRAELQKHGLQPAPRADATTLIRRLYLDLIGLPPPASLSIPARPHGRSLRCPRRSAPRRSTLWRALGPPLARYGTLRRLEWLPRRWSAPQCLSLPRLGDPGLQ comes from the coding sequence GTGAGCTACAATCGCGATGTGCGTCCCATCCTCGCGGCGAAGTGTTTTGCCTGCCACGGACCCGATGAGGACAAACGTGAGGCGGATCTGCGTCTCGATGTGCCTGGTGAGCACTTTGACGGCAAAGAAATCATCCACCGCATCACCACCACGGATGCGGACGAGGTGATGCCACCGCGCACCTCGCCCAAGCCGCTCACACGCCAGGAAAAAAGCATCCTGAAGCAATGGATCGACTCTGGGGCCAAGTATGAGCAGCACTGGGCTTTCCGGCCCATCACTCACCCCGTCGCACCGACAGGCATCGACGGCTTGATCCGTGCTGAATTGCAAAAACACGGCCTCCAGCCCGCCCCGCGTGCAGATGCCACCACACTCATCCGCCGCCTCTATCTCGACCTCATTGGCCTACCACCGCCAGCGAGCCTTTCCATCCCAGCGAGGCCCCACGGACGGAGCCTACGCTGCCCTCGTCGATCAGCTCCTCGCCGATCCACGCTTTGGCGAGCGCTGGGGCCGCCATTGGCTCGATATGGCACGCTACGCAGACTCGAATGGCTTCCTCGGCGATGGTCTGCGCCCCAATGCCTATCGCTACCGCGACTGGGTGATCCAGGCCTTCAATGA
- a CDS encoding Gfo/Idh/MocA family oxidoreductase, with protein sequence MVGLDTSHVPAFTKLFNKGEKEGELAGIRVTTGYTGGTDMPASATRKEKFTQQLRDMGVEIVDTIPKLLAQVDVVLLESVDGRIHLQEAREIFEAGKPVFIDKPLAGTLAEAIAITELAQKHGVAFFSSSSSRFGPEMMALRGNAEIGDILGAATWGPCSYQEGTPDFFFYGIHGVEALYTLMGTGCETVSRVKAGNHDVATGVWKDGRVGAYRGIVKGKADFGAVAYGSKSIGQAAKAVSYEGLCRQIGKFFRSGQAPVSAAETIEIFTFMEAADESLRQGGKPVALAEVLAKAKAEAAKLLQK encoded by the coding sequence ATCGTAGGACTCGATACCTCCCACGTCCCCGCTTTCACGAAGCTCTTCAACAAAGGCGAGAAGGAGGGAGAACTGGCCGGCATCCGAGTCACCACAGGCTACACCGGCGGCACCGACATGCCCGCTAGCGCCACACGGAAAGAGAAGTTCACGCAGCAACTCCGCGACATGGGCGTGGAGATTGTCGATACCATCCCGAAGCTGCTCGCCCAAGTCGATGTCGTGCTGCTCGAGAGCGTAGATGGCCGCATCCATCTCCAGGAGGCACGGGAGATTTTCGAGGCAGGCAAACCGGTCTTCATCGACAAGCCACTCGCTGGCACGCTCGCAGAGGCCATCGCCATCACAGAGCTCGCGCAGAAGCATGGCGTGGCATTTTTCAGCAGTTCCTCTTCACGCTTCGGACCTGAGATGATGGCACTGCGTGGCAATGCTGAAATCGGCGACATACTCGGTGCCGCGACGTGGGGCCCCTGCTCGTATCAGGAAGGCACGCCGGACTTTTTCTTCTACGGCATCCATGGTGTGGAGGCGCTCTACACGCTCATGGGCACGGGTTGCGAGACCGTTTCACGGGTCAAAGCTGGCAATCATGATGTGGCGACGGGTGTGTGGAAAGATGGCCGCGTCGGTGCCTATCGCGGCATCGTCAAGGGCAAGGCAGACTTCGGAGCCGTCGCCTACGGCAGCAAGAGCATCGGCCAAGCTGCGAAAGCGGTGAGCTATGAGGGCCTATGCCGCCAGATCGGCAAATTCTTCCGCAGTGGGCAGGCCCCCGTCAGCGCAGCGGAGACGATCGAGATCTTTACCTTCATGGAAGCCGCGGATGAAAGCCTGCGCCAAGGCGGCAAGCCCGTCGCACTGGCAGAAGTGCTCGCGAAGGCTAAAGCTGAAGCTGCCAAGCTGCTCCAGAAGTAA
- a CDS encoding EF-hand domain-containing protein, producing the protein MKKALLLLLATVASAQDAADTAFQKYDADRDGKVTPAELPQKPIFKRFDLNSDGYITLEETRSIMGGTESATSVPTDLKQGKKLWQRLDKNTDGKLTRDEVPNAALFARFDLNADGTITQEEGKQAIAKAISPAAPSAAPAAPAAPIVTSGPQVLKATQHGIGRQIDDLAFTDLQGTPHRLSEFQATVIAMTSATCPVSKKYLHSLSRLQKELQAEKITLILLNPFASESTADIQSQLTEAQITSIYIHDTEKALAAALDAQTTTEVFLLDAKRTLIYRGALNDQYGIDFSHDTPRSSYLRDAITAMLTGQRPLIAATTAPGCELDLKPNNQQQGTKNKEPTITYHRDIARILQQNCITCHRDSGIAPFALDDIAEVTDRAKVIRRVITEGTMPPWFAAATPEGKASPWANDCSLSTRDKTDLITWLDSPDRPLGDAVDAPTPLHFEDEWTIGKPDLIVQIPRPVAIKAEGYMPYQFLTTQTTLTEDKWVRGYEIIPTDRSVVHHVIVNVHKKDGGKIRDRDEGSSGYWAAYVPGNASKVYPTGFARKLPAGSTISFQIHYTPSGKATQDQLRMGLLFAQSEPRYIIETLAVPKRPLNIPAGAADHQETLTKVVPTDLNVLGYMAHMHIRGKAFKYELITASGTETLLDIPRYDFNWQLRYDLAQPKFLPRGTQLKITAHFDNSAANQANPDPTKTVHWGPQTYDEMMIGYLETFRPLESTSAE; encoded by the coding sequence ATGAAAAAAGCTCTCCTGCTCCTCCTTGCCACTGTGGCGTCTGCTCAAGACGCCGCTGACACCGCCTTTCAGAAATACGATGCGGATCGCGACGGCAAAGTCACACCCGCAGAACTGCCGCAAAAGCCCATCTTCAAGCGCTTTGACCTCAACAGCGACGGCTACATCACGCTCGAAGAAACCCGCAGCATCATGGGCGGCACCGAATCCGCCACCAGCGTCCCCACCGACCTCAAGCAGGGCAAAAAGCTCTGGCAGCGCCTCGATAAAAACACCGATGGCAAGCTCACCCGTGACGAAGTGCCCAATGCCGCCCTCTTTGCCAGATTCGACCTCAATGCCGATGGCACCATCACGCAGGAGGAAGGCAAACAAGCCATCGCAAAGGCCATCTCGCCCGCAGCACCCAGCGCAGCTCCCGCAGCTCCCGCAGCCCCCATCGTCACCTCCGGCCCGCAAGTGCTCAAGGCCACCCAGCACGGCATCGGCCGCCAAATCGACGATTTAGCCTTCACCGACCTCCAAGGCACTCCCCATCGCCTCAGTGAGTTTCAGGCCACCGTCATCGCCATGACCAGCGCCACCTGCCCTGTGAGCAAAAAATACCTCCACAGCCTCTCCAGGCTCCAAAAAGAGCTCCAGGCAGAAAAAATCACCCTCATCCTCCTCAATCCCTTCGCCAGCGAGAGCACCGCAGACATCCAATCCCAGCTCACCGAAGCACAAATCACCTCCATCTACATCCACGACACCGAAAAGGCCCTCGCAGCCGCCTTGGATGCCCAGACCACCACCGAGGTCTTCCTCCTCGATGCCAAACGCACGCTCATCTATCGCGGCGCACTCAATGACCAATACGGCATCGACTTCAGCCATGACACACCCCGCAGCAGCTACCTGCGTGATGCCATCACCGCCATGCTCACCGGCCAGCGCCCCCTCATCGCCGCCACCACCGCACCCGGCTGCGAACTCGATCTCAAACCCAACAACCAACAACAAGGAACCAAGAACAAAGAACCCACCATCACCTACCACCGCGACATCGCCCGCATCCTCCAGCAAAACTGCATCACCTGCCACCGCGACAGCGGCATCGCCCCCTTCGCCTTGGACGACATCGCAGAGGTCACCGACCGCGCCAAAGTCATCCGCCGAGTCATCACGGAGGGCACCATGCCTCCGTGGTTCGCCGCAGCCACGCCTGAGGGCAAAGCCAGCCCCTGGGCGAATGATTGCAGCCTCTCCACTCGCGATAAAACCGATCTCATCACTTGGCTCGACAGCCCAGACCGCCCCCTCGGTGACGCTGTGGATGCCCCCACACCGCTTCACTTTGAAGACGAATGGACCATCGGAAAACCCGACCTCATCGTGCAAATACCCCGCCCCGTCGCCATCAAGGCGGAAGGCTACATGCCCTATCAATTCCTCACCACCCAGACCACCCTCACCGAGGACAAATGGGTGCGTGGTTACGAAATCATCCCCACGGATCGCAGCGTCGTCCACCACGTCATCGTGAACGTGCACAAGAAAGACGGCGGCAAAATCCGCGACCGCGATGAAGGCAGCAGCGGCTACTGGGCCGCCTACGTCCCTGGAAATGCCTCTAAAGTCTATCCCACTGGCTTTGCCCGCAAACTCCCCGCCGGCAGCACCATCAGCTTTCAGATTCACTACACCCCCAGTGGCAAGGCCACCCAGGATCAGCTCCGCATGGGCCTCCTCTTTGCCCAGAGCGAGCCACGCTACATCATCGAAACCCTCGCCGTGCCCAAGCGCCCGCTCAACATCCCCGCCGGAGCTGCCGACCACCAAGAAACCCTCACCAAAGTCGTCCCCACCGATCTCAATGTCCTCGGCTACATGGCCCACATGCATATACGCGGCAAAGCCTTCAAATACGAGCTCATCACCGCCAGCGGCACCGAGACCCTGCTCGACATCCCTCGCTACGACTTCAACTGGCAACTCCGCTACGACCTCGCTCAGCCCAAATTCCTCCCCCGTGGCACCCAGCTCAAAATCACCGCTCACTTTGACAACAGCGCCGCCAATCAAGCCAACCCCGATCCCACCAAAACCGTCCACTGGGGCCCGCAAACCTACGACGAAATGATGATCGGCTACTTAGAGACCTTTCGGCCACTGGAGAGCACGAGCGCGGAGTAA